The Cyclobacteriaceae bacterium genome includes a region encoding these proteins:
- a CDS encoding EthD family reductase: protein MKSKLSLLFLLIVLFSACQQNNSVEGPAVKKGMVKVTILYPNSEGKTFDMDYYSTKHMPMIGTLLGDSLKLIKIDKGIAAGAPDTPVPYLAIGYLYFESVSAFKNSFGPHAEKIRGDVKNYTNIQPVVLISEVLQ from the coding sequence ATGAAATCAAAACTCAGTCTCCTCTTCCTCCTGATCGTCCTCTTCTCCGCTTGCCAGCAAAACAATTCCGTCGAAGGTCCCGCAGTAAAGAAGGGAATGGTAAAGGTCACCATCCTCTATCCCAACTCAGAAGGTAAAACTTTCGATATGGACTACTATTCCACCAAGCACATGCCTATGATAGGAACTCTCCTGGGAGATTCTTTGAAGCTTATCAAGATCGACAAAGGCATCGCAGCCGGCGCGCCTGATACACCGGTTCCTTATCTGGCGATCGGGTATTTATACTTTGAATCCGTTTCTGCTTTTAAGAACTCTTTCGGTCCGCACGCTGAAAAGATCAGGGGCGATGTCAAGAACTATACAAACATTCAGCCAGTGGTTCTGATCAGCGAGGTGCTGCAATAG
- a CDS encoding DUF1801 domain-containing protein, producing MAKTKTAETKVNVEEFINSFATTEEKRQDSFELVKIMQEITGHKPKMWGPSIIGFGSYHYKYESGHEGDSPLMGFSPRKAEFSLYAYTGLREHEYLLDNLGKIKVGKACIYFKKLSDLDQKELKKLIKETIKYMKANYEVK from the coding sequence ATGGCAAAGACCAAGACCGCCGAAACAAAAGTCAACGTAGAAGAATTCATCAACTCTTTTGCAACCACAGAGGAGAAGCGACAGGACAGTTTCGAGCTTGTGAAGATCATGCAGGAGATCACCGGACATAAGCCAAAAATGTGGGGACCTTCCATCATCGGTTTTGGTTCCTATCACTACAAGTATGAAAGTGGCCACGAGGGAGATTCACCATTGATGGGATTTTCGCCACGCAAGGCAGAGTTCTCGCTGTATGCATATACGGGTTTGAGAGAACACGAATATCTCCTGGACAATCTTGGCAAGATTAAAGTCGGGAAGGCCTGCATTTACTTTAAAAAGTTATCCGACCTCGATCAAAAGGAATTAAAAAAACTTATTAAGGAGACTATCAAGTATATGAAAGCGAATTATGAAGTGAAGTAG
- a CDS encoding DinB family protein — translation MPRVLIDNIIRQLNEIQEGSLWFDQCFKDKIDGLSEDEAFTRPIPEVHSVAEHISHMLEWRKECILRYQGGKIELMNSPDDWKDNDQLRKFGWTNLKNDLYKSRTELIDLFEGRDDTYLETRFQNTEYNFHYLIEGILQHDLYHLGQIGVTIKLLNLS, via the coding sequence ATGCCACGCGTTTTAATAGATAACATCATAAGGCAATTGAATGAAATTCAGGAAGGCTCCTTATGGTTTGATCAATGTTTTAAAGACAAGATTGATGGTTTGTCTGAAGACGAAGCGTTCACAAGACCTATACCTGAAGTTCATAGTGTAGCAGAGCACATCTCACATATGCTGGAGTGGAGAAAGGAATGTATTCTCAGATATCAGGGTGGTAAGATCGAGTTAATGAATAGTCCGGACGACTGGAAAGACAACGATCAGCTACGCAAGTTCGGCTGGACCAATTTAAAGAATGACCTGTACAAGAGTCGCACAGAACTGATTGACCTGTTTGAAGGTCGTGACGACACTTACCTGGAAACCAGATTTCAAAATACTGAGTATAATTTTCACTATCTAATTGAAGGGATCCTTCAGCACGATCTGTATCATCTGGGACAAATAGGGGTGACCATTAAATTGCTGAACTTGTCTTAG
- a CDS encoding VOC family protein yields the protein MKQQQKFTLGRIIIFGHRVDKLKSFYVENFGFSVTEETKDQWIVLNAGNVEIAIHKIGSGYEPKNGEQFRVESNTKLVFYINDNLEDFRQQLIDKGVAMKEIKSFEGVKSLFCDGEDPEGNMFQIEQRLSSKAGSEILK from the coding sequence ATGAAACAGCAGCAGAAATTCACTTTAGGAAGAATCATCATCTTCGGACATCGTGTTGATAAACTGAAATCCTTCTACGTTGAGAATTTTGGTTTCTCTGTAACAGAAGAAACCAAAGACCAATGGATCGTTTTAAATGCTGGAAACGTTGAAATAGCCATCCATAAAATAGGCTCCGGATATGAACCAAAGAACGGAGAACAATTCAGAGTTGAGAGTAATACAAAACTGGTTTTTTATATCAACGACAACCTGGAGGACTTTCGTCAGCAGCTTATCGATAAAGGTGTAGCGATGAAAGAAATTAAATCATTTGAAGGTGTTAAATCATTATTCTGCGACGGAGAAGATCCGGAAGGAAATATGTTCCAGATAGAACAAAGACTCAGTTCTAAAGCTGGTTCTGAAATACTTAAATAA